One genomic window of Salvia miltiorrhiza cultivar Shanhuang (shh) chromosome 4, IMPLAD_Smil_shh, whole genome shotgun sequence includes the following:
- the LOC131021617 gene encoding salicylate carboxymethyltransferase-like: protein MEVQVLHMNGGLGETSYASNSLVQRKVISMTKPITEAAITQVYRSLDPTAYRFCIAELGCSSGPNTLFVAAELVKIVDQLSQIHGRQLPEFEIFLNDLPGNDFNSIFQSLLPQFRAQLNHEIGSKSAPCFVYGVPGSFYGRLFAANSLHFLHSSYSLMWLSKVPSGLEIWNKEDIYIGSRSPVTVIDAYYGQFRLDFWRFLRCRSEEVVGGGGMVLTILGRKSENAASKEGCYIWELLALSLKEMVSEGVIEKEKLHLFNIPQYTPSPAEVQRAVEEEGSFTISRLEASEIRWADCGGGGEHGYNVAKCMRSVAEPMLVEHFGDSIIERLFEKYQKILSDRMSKEETKFVNVTVSVIRRG from the exons atggaagTGCAAGTGCTTCACATGAACGGAGGTCTCGGAGAAACCAGTTATGCCAGCAACTCTCTAGTTCAG AGAAAGGTGATTTCGATGACGAAGCCGATCACAGAAGCAGCCATAACACAAGTTTACCGCAGCTTGGACCCAACTGCATATCGCTTCTGCATAGCGGAGCTGGGCTGTTCCTCCGGGCCAAACACTTTATTCGTGGCGGCGGAGCTGGTCAAAATCGTTGATCAATTAAGCCAGATCCACGGGCGTCAGTTGCCGGAATTTGAGATATTCTTGAACGACCTCCCAGGAAACGATTTCAACTCCATTTTCCAGTCATTGCTGCCGCAGTTCCGCGCCCAACTCAACCACGAAATTGGGTCGAAATCCGCCCCTTGCTTCGTCTACGGAGTTCCTGGCTCCTTTTACGGCAGGCTCTTTGCCGCCAACAGCCTGCATTTCCTTCACTCTTCTTACAGCCTCATGTGGCTCTCCAAG GTCCCTTCGGGACTGGAGATATGGAACAAAGAGGACATCTACATCGGAAGCAGAAGCCCGGTGACGGTGATCGATGCGTACTACGGCCAATTTCGACTCGATTTTTGGAGATTTTTGAGATGCCGGTCGGAGGAAGTTGTGGGAGGCGGAGGAATGGTGCTGACTATATTAGGGCGGAAGAGCGAGAACGCAGCGAGCAAGGAGGGCTGCTACATCTGGGAGCTCTTAGCTCTGTCGCTCAAGGAAATGGTGTCGGAGGGAGTGATAGAGAAGGAGAAGCTCCACCTATTCAACATCCCTCAATACACGCCGTCGCCGGCGGAAGTGCAGAGGGCTGTGGAGGAGGAAGGTTCCTTCACCATCAGCCGCCTCGAGGCCTCGGAGATCAGATGGGCGgactgcggcggcggcggcgagcaTGGGTACAACGTAGCCAAGTGCATGAGATCGGTGGCGGAGCCGATGCTGGTGGAACACTTCGGCGACTCGATTATTGAGCGGCTGTTCGAGAAGTACCAGAAGATTCTTAGCGATCGCATGTCCAAGGAAGAGACCAAGTTTGTCAACGTCACTGTTTCAGTGATCCGGAGAGGATGA